One window from the genome of Chlamydiales bacterium encodes:
- the cydB gene encoding cytochrome d ubiquinol oxidase subunit II, whose protein sequence is MDLFDLSVFWYCIIIIAIMCYAMLDGFDLGVGILHLFVKEDYERRVFINAIGPLWDGNAVWLIIILGGLFAGFPYAYATLLSAFYTPVMFFIAGLILRTVAIEFRSKRPSVLWRKFWDFVFFFASLVIGFGAGILMGNFIHGIAINEEQVYMGDFWSFINPYTVLVGITAVACFTMHGALFLVMKTEGELHDKLRSWVNRTIIFFIICYAITTVATLIYQPHMAVRLQERPVLFLVAILSMLAIANIPREINKRRDGRAFLSSAVSIALLLALYGIGMFPVLLRSSINPELYSLTVHNSDASHMTLTVLAIIVLIGLPLVGIYGFITTRIFRGKVKIDHHSY, encoded by the coding sequence ATGGATTTATTTGATTTAAGTGTATTTTGGTATTGCATCATCATTATAGCAATTATGTGTTATGCAATGCTCGATGGCTTTGATTTGGGTGTTGGCATTTTACATCTTTTTGTAAAAGAAGATTATGAAAGAAGAGTTTTTATCAACGCGATAGGTCCATTGTGGGATGGAAATGCCGTATGGTTAATCATTATATTAGGCGGGTTGTTTGCAGGCTTTCCTTATGCATACGCAACGCTTCTTTCAGCCTTTTATACTCCTGTAATGTTTTTTATTGCGGGTCTAATTTTGCGTACTGTGGCAATAGAATTTAGAAGCAAAAGGCCCTCTGTACTTTGGAGAAAGTTTTGGGATTTTGTATTTTTCTTTGCAAGCCTTGTCATTGGTTTTGGAGCTGGTATTTTGATGGGTAATTTTATTCATGGAATTGCTATAAATGAAGAACAAGTCTACATGGGTGATTTTTGGAGCTTCATTAACCCTTATACTGTTTTAGTTGGAATTACGGCTGTTGCCTGTTTTACAATGCATGGGGCACTTTTTTTAGTTATGAAAACAGAAGGGGAGTTACATGATAAACTTCGTTCTTGGGTCAATCGTACAATTATTTTCTTTATTATATGTTATGCAATAACTACCGTTGCAACGCTAATTTATCAGCCTCACATGGCAGTAAGACTACAAGAGCGTCCTGTTTTGTTCCTGGTTGCTATATTAAGTATGCTAGCAATTGCGAATATTCCAAGAGAGATCAATAAGCGAAGAGATGGTAGAGCGTTTTTATCATCAGCCGTGAGCATAGCCCTTCTTCTTGCATTGTATGGAATAGGCATGTTTCCAGTACTTCTTAGATCAAGTATAAACCCGGAACTTTATAGTTTAACGGTTCACAATTCAGATGCATCGCATATGACGTTGACTGTACTTGCAATCATTGTGTTAATAGGACTTCCATTAGTTGGGATATATGGATTTATTACCACTCGCATCTTTAGGGGTAAAGTCAAGATAGATCATCATAGTTATTAA
- a CDS encoding cytochrome ubiquinol oxidase subunit I, producing the protein MDVEILSRIQFALTIGFHYLFPPLSIGLGLCIVIMEGMYLKTKNRLYEEITKFWVKIFALIFALGVATGVVMVFAFGNNWANYSRFVGDVFGSILGAEGVFAFFMEAGFLSILLFGWNRVSPKVHFISTIFVALGAHFSAVWIVFANSWMQTPAGFEIVGQGASAHAVIADIWQVVFNPSSFDRLQHVLVGCWLAGSFLVVSISAFYVLRRKFLPHAIASLKVGVVVAVSATVLQFFTGDSSARLLATTQPAKLAAFEGIFKTQAYAPLSIVGFVDTKDETLTHSIGIPGLLSLLTYGDFATPIKGLEEFPKEDRPNAAIVFQTYHIMVAMWSIMVLSCIVAIYAWKKRWQVGKWPLRFLVLSVFLPQVANQAGWFSAEIGRQPWLVYGVLRTSEGLSRSVSAGQVLGSIIMFGSLYLILFILFIYLLNNKIQHGPTLVEDEEPTYQKNPLLDKGSGNQDKNEGHL; encoded by the coding sequence ATGGATGTGGAAATTCTTTCTAGAATTCAATTTGCGTTGACTATTGGGTTTCACTATTTATTTCCTCCATTAAGCATAGGTCTTGGCCTTTGTATTGTCATCATGGAAGGGATGTATTTAAAGACTAAGAATCGTTTATATGAAGAAATTACCAAATTTTGGGTAAAGATATTTGCGCTTATTTTTGCGCTGGGTGTTGCAACGGGTGTTGTGATGGTATTTGCATTTGGTAATAATTGGGCAAATTATTCCCGCTTTGTTGGGGATGTGTTTGGAAGTATTCTTGGTGCAGAGGGTGTTTTTGCTTTTTTTATGGAAGCAGGCTTTCTTTCTATTTTGCTTTTTGGATGGAATAGGGTAAGTCCTAAGGTCCATTTTATATCAACTATCTTTGTTGCTCTTGGAGCTCATTTTAGTGCGGTTTGGATTGTTTTTGCAAATTCTTGGATGCAAACACCCGCTGGGTTTGAAATTGTAGGGCAAGGAGCAAGTGCTCATGCTGTGATTGCAGATATCTGGCAAGTTGTTTTTAATCCATCATCCTTTGACCGATTACAACATGTGCTTGTTGGATGTTGGCTTGCGGGGTCATTTTTAGTGGTAAGTATCAGCGCCTTTTATGTGCTGAGAAGAAAGTTTTTGCCACACGCCATTGCCTCTTTAAAGGTGGGTGTTGTTGTTGCAGTTTCTGCAACGGTATTACAGTTTTTTACAGGAGATTCGAGTGCTCGCTTGCTTGCAACAACTCAGCCTGCTAAATTAGCAGCCTTTGAGGGGATATTTAAGACACAAGCTTATGCGCCCCTCTCAATTGTTGGTTTTGTAGATACAAAGGATGAGACACTTACACATTCCATTGGAATACCTGGGCTTTTGAGTCTTTTGACTTATGGTGATTTTGCTACACCTATCAAGGGGTTAGAGGAATTTCCAAAAGAAGATAGACCCAATGCTGCTATTGTATTTCAGACCTACCATATCATGGTTGCCATGTGGAGTATTATGGTTCTTAGCTGCATTGTGGCTATTTATGCTTGGAAAAAGCGATGGCAAGTTGGAAAATGGCCGCTTCGGTTTTTAGTATTGTCAGTGTTTTTACCACAAGTTGCAAATCAAGCGGGGTGGTTTTCTGCTGAAATTGGCAGACAGCCTTGGCTTGTTTATGGCGTTTTACGCACATCAGAAGGGCTTTCTCGCTCAGTTTCTGCGGGTCAAGTTTTGGGCTCTATTATTATGTTTGGATCTCTCTATCTCATTCTTTTCATCCTGTTTATTTATCTTTTAAATAATAAGATTCAGCATGGACCAACTCTTGTTGAAGATGAGGAGCCGACATATCAGAAAAATCCTTTACTAGATAAAGGAAGCGGGAATCAGGATAAGAATGAGGGGCATTTATAA
- a CDS encoding glycosyltransferase family 4 protein, whose protein sequence is MNKHIILLKSNLGARGGLEKYTLRLANAFKENHCKVTILTTTSPKNSLPQLEDIEVIPLFKNTKLSALNLYLFNQKCKKWIQNHSPGIIFGLDRNKTQTYYRAGNGVHAAYLKSRKKIESGLKTMTFSMNPLHQLILHYEKSAFENVDLKTLFTNSHMVKKDILNHYNTLSTKIHVVHNGVEWNEFKEPFFSWQELRPSLFTSLRLDPINFQLLFIGHGYKRKGLELLLHALATIKEEKFQLSIVGKDKQQLYFKTLINTLGLTNKVHIFGERSDIRSFYQACDALLIPSIYDPFANVTVEALAMGLSVLSSSFNGGHEVLTPDSGIIINDLFNKEALACNLKDLFLRRKTKESALKIRDSIKYLDFSHQLTTIVQEIIKK, encoded by the coding sequence ATGAATAAACATATCATTCTTCTTAAAAGTAATTTAGGCGCAAGAGGAGGGCTTGAAAAGTACACTCTAAGACTTGCAAATGCCTTTAAAGAGAACCATTGTAAAGTCACTATCTTAACTACAACCTCTCCTAAAAATTCTCTTCCCCAGCTTGAAGATATTGAAGTTATTCCTCTGTTCAAAAATACAAAACTTAGTGCTCTTAATCTCTATCTTTTTAATCAAAAATGCAAAAAATGGATCCAAAACCATTCTCCTGGAATCATATTTGGTCTTGATAGAAATAAAACACAAACCTATTACAGGGCAGGAAATGGCGTTCATGCAGCTTATTTAAAAAGCAGAAAAAAAATAGAAAGTGGCTTAAAGACCATGACCTTTTCTATGAATCCTCTCCACCAACTCATTTTACATTACGAGAAAAGTGCTTTTGAAAATGTGGACCTTAAAACTCTTTTTACCAACTCACACATGGTAAAAAAAGACATCTTAAACCATTACAACACACTTAGTACAAAAATTCACGTTGTTCACAACGGCGTTGAATGGAATGAATTTAAAGAGCCTTTTTTTTCTTGGCAAGAGTTAAGACCTTCTTTATTTACAAGCCTAAGACTAGACCCAATCAATTTCCAACTCTTATTTATTGGTCATGGATACAAAAGAAAGGGTCTTGAACTGCTTTTACATGCTCTTGCGACCATCAAAGAAGAAAAATTTCAGCTTTCAATCGTCGGCAAAGACAAACAACAACTTTATTTCAAAACACTTATAAATACATTGGGCCTTACTAACAAAGTGCACATCTTTGGCGAAAGGTCCGATATTAGAAGCTTTTACCAGGCATGTGATGCTCTTCTCATTCCTTCTATCTATGACCCTTTTGCAAATGTCACTGTAGAAGCCCTTGCCATGGGACTTTCTGTTTTATCTTCTTCATTTAACGGCGGTCATGAAGTCCTAACCCCTGATTCTGGTATCATAATCAACGATCTTTTTAATAAAGAGGCCTTAGCTTGTAACTTAAAAGACCTTTTTCTAAGAAGAAAAACAAAAGAAAGCGCCTTAAAAATCCGAGACAGCATCAAATATCTTGACTTTTCTCATCAACTCACTACCATAGTTCAAGAAATAATCAAAAAATAG
- the cdaA gene encoding diadenylate cyclase CdaA: MDLFKLLIPLIEVVIIAMMVYYLLSFFWNTRAMDLIFGFLAFLFIFFLANWFRLPVLEKIMFNIVNVAVLAVIIIFQPEIRIALSKLSLKGRKYKEISDLDRLIDCLAASVYKLAQKHVGALIVLENQDSLDEYASKAVMLNAELSSELLESIFETTTPLHDGGVIIRGMTLVSAATILPLADDSTQLAKSMGTRHRAGLGVSQITDALVIVISEETGLVSIARAGIITRGIKIDRFKGIIRSIFNPAQAKSRLNVTDWMKA, encoded by the coding sequence ATGGACCTTTTTAAGCTGCTCATTCCCCTCATTGAAGTTGTCATCATTGCTATGATGGTCTATTACCTCTTGTCCTTTTTTTGGAATACAAGAGCTATGGACTTAATTTTTGGATTCTTAGCCTTTCTCTTCATTTTTTTCCTTGCTAACTGGTTTCGTCTTCCAGTACTCGAAAAGATTATGTTCAATATCGTCAATGTGGCCGTGCTAGCAGTAATCATTATCTTCCAGCCAGAAATTCGTATAGCCCTCTCTAAACTCAGCCTAAAGGGCAGAAAGTATAAAGAAATTTCAGACCTTGACCGCTTGATTGACTGTCTTGCAGCCTCTGTCTATAAACTCGCTCAAAAACATGTTGGAGCGCTTATAGTTCTAGAAAACCAAGATTCTCTAGATGAATACGCATCTAAGGCTGTCATGCTAAATGCTGAACTTTCTTCTGAATTGCTGGAATCTATTTTCGAAACAACGACCCCTCTTCATGATGGAGGCGTTATTATCCGAGGGATGACTCTTGTTTCTGCAGCGACAATTCTTCCCTTAGCCGATGATAGCACACAACTTGCAAAATCTATGGGAACAAGACACAGGGCAGGACTTGGTGTCTCTCAGATTACAGACGCCCTTGTTATTGTGATTTCAGAGGAAACAGGCCTTGTTTCCATTGCAAGAGCAGGTATCATCACCCGCGGCATAAAAATTGATCGTTTTAAAGGCATCATTCGCAGCATCTTTAACCCAGCGCAAGCAAAATCACGTTTAAATGTCACTGACTGGATGAAAGCATGA